In a single window of the Vitis vinifera cultivar Pinot Noir 40024 chromosome 6, ASM3070453v1 genome:
- the LOC100258249 gene encoding splicing factor 3B subunit 6-like protein, giving the protein MATISLRKGNTRLPPEVNRVLYVRNLPFNISSEEMYDIFGKYGAIRQIRIGTNKDTRGTAFVVYEDIYDAKTAVDHLSGFNVANRYLIVLYYQQAKMSKKFDQKKKEDELAKMQEKYGVSLNKDK; this is encoded by the coding sequence ATGGCGACCATCTCTCTTCGAAAAGGCAACACGCGGCTGCCGCCGGAGGTGAACCGAGTCCTCTACGTCCGCAACCTGCCATTCAACATCTCAAGTGAGGAGATGTACGACATCTTCGGCAAGTACGGTGCCATCCGCCAGATCCGAATCGGCACCAACAAGGACACTCGCGGCACCGCGTTCGTTGTCTACGAGGATATCTACGACGCCAAGACCGCCGTCGATCATCTCTCTGGCTTCAACGTCGCCAATCGGTACCTCATCGTTCTCTACTATCAGCAGGCCAAGATGAGCAAGAAGTTCGATCAGAAGAAGAAGGAGGACGAGCTCGCCAAGATGCAGGAGAAGTACGGCGTCTCGCTTAACAAAGATAAGTAG